In bacterium, one genomic interval encodes:
- a CDS encoding TIR domain-containing protein, whose protein sequence is MAKKTVFISYDYDNDKHYKNLLVAWDANKDFDFSFYDASVDVSVDSDDAAAIKRVISARINNATHFLCIVGEKTHKSKWVAWEIDKAVSLKKKIVAVKTAKDNTTPSGLYGVGAAWALSFTFASIKKALDDA, encoded by the coding sequence ATGGCTAAAAAAACTGTTTTCATCAGCTACGACTACGATAATGATAAGCACTACAAGAACCTGCTTGTTGCATGGGATGCTAACAAGGATTTTGATTTCTCCTTCTATGACGCATCGGTCGATGTTTCCGTCGATAGTGATGACGCGGCTGCAATAAAGCGTGTCATTTCTGCTCGTATCAATAACGCAACACACTTTCTCTGCATTGTTGGAGAAAAAACACATAAGAGCAAATGGGTTGCGTGGGAAATTGATAAGGCGGTCTCGCTAAAGAAGAAGATAGTGGCCGTTAAGACAGCAAAGGACAATACAACCCCGTCAGGACTGTACGGAGTTGGAGCAGCGTGGGCACTTTCTTTCACATTCGCATCCATAAAGAAAGCATTAGATGATGCATAA
- a CDS encoding TIR domain-containing protein has protein sequence MGGGGGGGRGLTPSELEQLEQKAKQSLKGNGDTGKSNVFISFVEEDLTDVNMLRGQAKNENSNIEFNDWSLKQPFDSDDAEYIKRGIRERIRQCSVTVVYISDKTADSKWVDWEIRETIALGKGVVAMYKGDRPPTRLPKAITDNRVPVVPWNQKELSAAIKTQAQKK, from the coding sequence CAGCGAGCTTGAGCAACTGGAGCAAAAAGCAAAACAGTCCTTGAAGGGAAATGGAGATACGGGAAAAAGTAACGTCTTCATAAGTTTTGTGGAGGAGGACCTGACTGACGTCAATATGCTTCGCGGCCAGGCGAAGAATGAAAACTCAAATATCGAATTCAACGACTGGTCTTTGAAACAGCCCTTTGATAGCGACGATGCTGAATACATAAAGCGAGGTATACGAGAACGTATAAGGCAATGCTCAGTCACGGTCGTATACATATCCGACAAAACGGCGGATAGTAAATGGGTTGATTGGGAAATCCGCGAGACAATCGCTTTGGGTAAGGGCGTTGTAGCGATGTATAAAGGCGATAGGCCCCCTACCCGTTTGCCTAAGGCCATTACAGACAATAGAGTACCGGTCGTGCCTTGGAACCAAAAGGAATTATCAGCGGCAATTAAGACCCAAGCGCAGAAGAAATAA